From one Luteolibacter sp. SL250 genomic stretch:
- a CDS encoding molybdopterin-dependent oxidoreductase, translated as MSDTPSATAEIKLPKDLAAEKGMVNVQINGTWHQFPRGTRMIEACRQVGALVPHYCYHPKLSVPGNCRMCLVQMGMPPRPAPGEEPKRDEDGYENIGWMPRPAIACANTVGENMGIRTQGELVEKCREGVMEFLLINHPLDCPICDQAGECRLQEHSVDHGRGVSRFVDMKVKKPKNVDIGPRIRLDDERCIMCSRCIRFMDEVAGDPVLGFTQRGTHTTLTVHPGRLLDSNYSLNTADICPVGALTSNDFRFQMRVWFLKETPTIDVNCGTGTNITVWNRGNTIHRITPRQNDGVNSNWMPDSHRLNFHYINSDARLTEPLVKQGPVHEVVPWADAHATAATVLKTLSPDEVAVIASGRMTNEELFLVKKLTQTIGTSHLSLVPRTGEADKLLVAADRNPNTTGAKLVLGLEDPYADLSAIREGVRRGAIKALLVFGEDLIADADFTHDDLSELKLLIQSHILANPTAENAHIVLPSAAFTEKRGSMVNLSGRLQRLNRANELPGQARDDWEILRDLTAAITGEKSPLFLIEDLFKQVAETVPAFNDLTLSKIGHQGTQVLETGYEIPLLKNEGARKAAGIING; from the coding sequence ATGAGCGACACACCTTCGGCGACCGCGGAAATCAAGCTTCCAAAAGACCTAGCCGCCGAAAAGGGCATGGTGAATGTCCAGATCAACGGCACATGGCACCAATTTCCCCGTGGCACCCGGATGATCGAGGCATGCCGCCAGGTGGGCGCGCTGGTCCCGCATTATTGCTACCACCCGAAGCTTTCCGTCCCCGGCAATTGCCGTATGTGCCTGGTACAGATGGGCATGCCACCCCGTCCGGCTCCCGGTGAGGAACCGAAGCGTGACGAAGACGGCTACGAAAACATCGGCTGGATGCCCCGTCCGGCCATCGCCTGCGCGAACACCGTCGGCGAAAACATGGGCATCCGCACCCAGGGAGAGCTGGTCGAGAAATGCCGCGAGGGCGTGATGGAGTTCCTCCTCATCAACCACCCGCTGGACTGCCCGATCTGTGACCAGGCCGGCGAGTGCCGCCTGCAGGAACACTCCGTGGACCACGGACGCGGCGTTTCCCGCTTCGTGGACATGAAGGTGAAGAAGCCGAAGAACGTCGATATCGGCCCGCGCATCCGGCTGGATGACGAGCGCTGCATCATGTGCAGCCGCTGCATCCGCTTCATGGATGAGGTGGCCGGGGATCCGGTGCTGGGCTTCACCCAACGCGGCACCCACACCACCCTGACCGTCCACCCTGGACGCCTGCTGGACTCCAACTACTCCCTCAACACGGCGGACATCTGCCCGGTCGGAGCACTGACTTCCAATGACTTCCGCTTCCAGATGCGGGTCTGGTTCCTCAAGGAAACGCCGACCATCGACGTGAACTGCGGCACTGGCACCAACATCACCGTCTGGAACCGCGGCAACACCATCCACCGCATCACCCCGCGCCAGAATGACGGCGTGAACAGCAACTGGATGCCGGACTCCCACCGCCTGAATTTCCACTACATCAACAGCGACGCCCGCCTGACCGAGCCGCTGGTGAAGCAAGGACCCGTCCACGAAGTGGTCCCATGGGCGGACGCCCACGCCACCGCCGCCACCGTTCTCAAGACCCTCTCCCCGGACGAAGTGGCGGTCATCGCCTCCGGCCGAATGACCAACGAGGAGCTGTTCCTCGTCAAAAAGCTCACGCAAACCATCGGCACCAGCCACCTTTCCCTGGTCCCGCGCACGGGTGAGGCGGACAAGTTGCTGGTCGCCGCCGACCGCAACCCGAACACCACCGGCGCGAAGCTGGTGCTGGGTCTGGAAGATCCCTACGCCGACCTTTCCGCCATCCGCGAGGGCGTCCGCCGCGGCGCCATCAAGGCGCTCCTCGTATTCGGTGAGGACCTCATCGCCGACGCGGATTTCACCCACGACGACCTTTCGGAACTGAAGCTGCTGATCCAATCCCACATTCTGGCGAACCCGACCGCGGAGAACGCCCACATCGTCCTGCCATCCGCCGCTTTCACCGAGAAACGCGGCTCGATGGTGAACCTGAGCGGCCGCCTGCAACGCCTCAACCGGGCCAACGAACTGCCGGGACAGGCCCGCGACGACTGGGAAATCCTCCGCGACCTCACCGCCGCCATCACCGGCGAAAAGAGCCCGCTGTTCCTCATCGAGGATCTCTTCAAGCAAGTCGCCGAAACGGTTCCCGCCTT
- a CDS encoding Uma2 family endonuclease translates to MTAVPKHHHLGIEEYLAGELTSETKHEYLGGAVHAMAGASNRHNEISSNIMVSLGSGLRGKSCRVFNSDTKVRIELTSQTRFYYPDAMVVCQKSQDSEQFQQWPAVIVEVLSDSTRRTDLTEKKEAYLTIPSLKVLIFVESDEPLVLVHRRGPSGGFTREEYFGLEKSVPLPEVETELKLAEIYERVEF, encoded by the coding sequence ATGACGGCGGTGCCAAAGCATCATCATCTGGGTATCGAGGAATACCTGGCTGGCGAACTGACGTCCGAGACCAAGCATGAATATCTCGGGGGAGCGGTGCATGCGATGGCCGGGGCGTCCAACCGCCACAATGAGATCTCCTCAAACATCATGGTCTCGCTTGGTTCAGGACTTCGTGGAAAATCCTGCCGGGTCTTCAATAGCGACACGAAGGTCCGCATTGAGCTGACCAGCCAAACCCGCTTCTACTACCCGGATGCGATGGTCGTTTGCCAGAAGAGCCAGGATTCGGAGCAATTCCAGCAATGGCCTGCTGTGATCGTGGAGGTCCTCAGCGATTCGACGCGGCGGACCGACCTGACGGAGAAGAAAGAAGCGTACCTGACGATCCCGTCGCTCAAGGTCCTGATCTTCGTCGAATCTGACGAACCTCTGGTGCTGGTCCATCGGCGCGGTCCCAGCGGAGGATTTACCAGGGAGGAGTATTTCGGATTGGAGAAATCAGTGCCGTTGCCGGAGGTCGAGACGGAACTGAAATTGGCGGAGATCTACGAGCGGGTGGAGTTCTGA
- a CDS encoding pyridoxal-phosphate dependent enzyme produces MEREDLPLDRQLRQETLFARERVYRFGQPTPLERIIIPDGPEVWVKREDLCAVKSYKWRGACNRMAVLAPQEAAKGVVTASAGNHAQGIALAAKSLGIRARIYMPRSTPRVKQSAVLHHGGEFVEIHLSGDSYDEAVQAARADEAQSGAVYVHAYDDVKVMAGQGTLADEVVLSGHGPFDAAYLQIGGGGMAAGVSTWLKTYWPGIEIIGVEGIGQASMKAALEAGKPISLENVDLFCDGTAVRKAGEFPFQILRETLDRIETVTNTEVSHAIRTLWETLRCVSEPSGALGLAAVIKNREALKGKKVLIVVSGSNVDFLQLGLIAQSQGASNQISRTLRVRIPERPGTMLELLDTCFDGVNITDFQYGKTDEAEAWPAFTIAADDAAVLDGVPAKLDAAGFAWQDLTGAIDIDFRAIPLRSDLLRNPAFLRLDFYERKGALHDFLGQRIQGNANLCYFNYRQSGERIGRALIGLDFPSPYERDALLMTIPSHGDGYRLCEPVDEETRRRLAGGK; encoded by the coding sequence ATGGAACGCGAGGATCTCCCGCTCGACCGACAACTCCGCCAGGAAACGCTCTTTGCCAGGGAGCGTGTCTATCGTTTCGGCCAGCCAACTCCTCTCGAGCGCATCATTATTCCCGACGGACCCGAGGTATGGGTGAAGCGGGAGGACCTGTGCGCGGTGAAGTCCTACAAGTGGCGCGGCGCCTGCAACCGCATGGCGGTGCTGGCACCGCAGGAAGCCGCGAAGGGAGTGGTCACCGCCTCCGCGGGCAACCACGCGCAGGGCATCGCGCTGGCGGCGAAGTCGCTGGGCATCCGGGCGCGCATCTACATGCCGCGCTCCACCCCGCGGGTGAAACAATCCGCCGTCCTCCACCACGGCGGGGAGTTCGTGGAGATCCACCTTTCCGGAGACTCCTATGACGAGGCGGTGCAAGCCGCCCGCGCCGATGAAGCGCAGAGCGGAGCCGTCTATGTCCACGCCTACGACGACGTGAAGGTGATGGCGGGACAAGGCACGCTCGCGGATGAAGTCGTCCTTTCCGGCCACGGCCCGTTTGACGCCGCCTACCTCCAGATCGGCGGTGGCGGGATGGCGGCCGGGGTTTCCACCTGGCTGAAGACCTATTGGCCGGGTATTGAAATCATCGGCGTGGAGGGCATCGGCCAGGCGTCGATGAAAGCCGCGCTGGAGGCGGGGAAACCCATCTCACTGGAAAACGTAGATCTGTTCTGCGACGGAACCGCCGTCCGCAAGGCGGGCGAATTCCCATTCCAGATCCTCCGTGAAACGCTGGACCGCATCGAGACCGTCACCAACACGGAGGTCAGCCACGCCATCCGCACGCTGTGGGAAACGCTGCGTTGCGTCTCCGAGCCGTCCGGCGCGCTGGGTCTGGCCGCCGTCATCAAGAACCGCGAGGCGCTCAAGGGAAAGAAAGTGCTCATCGTTGTCTCCGGCTCGAACGTGGATTTCCTCCAGCTCGGCCTCATCGCCCAGTCACAGGGCGCCTCCAACCAGATCAGCCGCACGCTGCGCGTGAGGATCCCGGAGCGACCGGGCACCATGCTGGAGTTGCTGGACACCTGCTTCGACGGAGTGAACATCACCGACTTCCAATACGGAAAGACCGACGAAGCGGAGGCGTGGCCCGCCTTCACCATCGCCGCGGACGACGCAGCCGTCCTGGATGGGGTCCCCGCAAAACTGGATGCCGCCGGGTTTGCTTGGCAGGACCTCACCGGGGCCATCGACATCGACTTCCGCGCCATTCCACTACGCAGCGACCTGCTCAGGAACCCCGCCTTTCTGCGGCTGGACTTCTATGAACGGAAGGGCGCGCTCCACGACTTCCTCGGCCAGCGGATCCAGGGCAACGCGAACCTCTGCTACTTCAACTATCGCCAGTCCGGCGAACGCATCGGCCGCGCGCTCATCGGTCTCGATTTCCCCTCACCCTACGAACGGGACGCCCTGCTGATGACCATCCCCAGCCACGGTGACGGCTACCGCCTGTGCGAGCCGGTGGATGAGGAAACGCGGCGGCGGCTGGCCGGTGGGAAATAA
- a CDS encoding VF530 family protein, giving the protein MEHPNDPLHGITLEAVLRKMVDRYGWETLADRIPIRCFMFDPTIKSSLTFLRKTPWARKKLEDWYVYDAVRKVK; this is encoded by the coding sequence ATGGAACATCCGAACGATCCCCTGCACGGCATCACGCTGGAAGCCGTGCTGCGCAAGATGGTGGACCGCTACGGCTGGGAAACGCTGGCCGACCGCATCCCGATCCGCTGCTTCATGTTCGACCCCACCATCAAGTCCAGCCTCACCTTTCTCCGGAAGACTCCATGGGCGCGGAAGAAGCTGGAGGACTGGTATGTCTATGATGCGGTCCGGAAAGTGAAGTAA
- a CDS encoding sugar phosphate isomerase/epimerase: MHRRSFLKTTAAAAIAAPFANAATAAAAEGAKMKVGFDNFSIRALGLKAGPLIDYAAEQKVDCLLLSDLDVYENHTDAYLDDLRRKAADLNIALYAGTGGICPTAHRFSDKWGTAEEHLKLTIRVAKALGSPVARCYQGFADDRKSPGGIKARNKDTLAVLKNVRSFAIDHGVKIAIENHAGDMQSYELRDLIEEAGRDFVGCTIDSGNAAWALEDPMENLEVLGPYTVCSGIRNNIIWEDGDGAQVAWTSIGEGQTDMKAYAKRFAELAPGAPFILEIISGINRPFTYLKPEFWNGYENVSARGFAKFLALAKQGKAIPSFKPEGDKKAAEQAYQKAELERGIVWCRENLR; this comes from the coding sequence ATGCACCGCCGTTCGTTCCTGAAGACCACCGCCGCAGCGGCCATCGCCGCACCTTTCGCCAATGCCGCCACGGCCGCCGCAGCAGAGGGGGCGAAGATGAAGGTCGGCTTCGACAATTTCTCGATCCGCGCGCTGGGACTCAAAGCCGGACCACTCATCGACTACGCGGCGGAACAGAAGGTGGATTGCCTGCTCCTTTCCGACCTGGATGTGTATGAGAACCACACCGACGCCTATCTGGACGATCTTCGGAGAAAGGCGGCGGATCTCAACATCGCTCTCTACGCCGGCACCGGCGGCATCTGTCCCACCGCGCACCGTTTCTCCGACAAGTGGGGCACGGCGGAGGAACACCTCAAGCTCACCATCCGCGTGGCGAAGGCGCTCGGCTCACCGGTGGCGCGCTGCTACCAGGGCTTTGCCGATGACCGGAAAAGCCCCGGCGGCATCAAGGCGCGGAACAAGGACACGCTGGCCGTGCTGAAGAACGTCCGCAGCTTCGCCATCGATCACGGGGTGAAGATCGCCATCGAGAACCACGCGGGGGACATGCAATCGTATGAACTGCGCGACCTCATCGAGGAGGCGGGCCGGGATTTCGTCGGCTGCACCATTGACAGCGGCAACGCCGCATGGGCGCTGGAAGATCCCATGGAGAATCTGGAAGTGCTGGGACCCTACACCGTCTGCTCCGGCATCCGGAACAACATCATCTGGGAGGATGGCGACGGAGCACAGGTCGCGTGGACGTCCATCGGTGAGGGACAGACGGACATGAAGGCGTATGCGAAGCGATTCGCGGAGCTGGCTCCCGGCGCGCCTTTCATCCTGGAGATCATCAGTGGCATCAACCGCCCGTTCACTTACCTGAAGCCTGAGTTCTGGAACGGCTACGAGAACGTCTCCGCGCGGGGCTTCGCGAAGTTCCTGGCGCTGGCGAAACAGGGGAAGGCCATCCCGTCTTTCAAACCGGAGGGAGACAAGAAGGCGGCGGAGCAGGCTTACCAGAAAGCGGAGCTGGAGCGCGGCATCGTGTGGTGCCGGGAGAACCTGAGGTAG
- a CDS encoding HAD family hydrolase encodes MRIAIVHYHLSPGGVTTIIRAACRGLAAAGVHHLVLCGNAPAEDLPVRIVPDLRYLRTSARPAEALLEEMRKAAADALGGPPDVWHFHNHSLGKNILMPRVVSLLAEAGERLVLQLHDLVEDGRPGNHPLVAEQPWLYPLSPRVRYAFINGTDHHRFLAAGLPEENAILLPNPIPTAPPLPPAPQEKPPLILYPTRAIRRKNLGELLLLSMFAPEGTRFAITRAPEDPAARAIHDHWKWLAEELELPVQFGVVDRTVPHGENDASYASWIAASTHFITTSVAEGFGMIFPEAAAFGKPVIGRELETHPRSGDRPIYQNILVPEEWMPAGYLRRHLSRHLGETHRLYKRRLAPEDTDSARAALLHDGHVDFGNLPETLQREILLRLRGDPSLRPIIGGKPADEWMREALAQPPAPYTGQGIPEGEYGRKLISYYASLSGRAPGAVGYADPERVLDAYLSPENFHFLRTSIAKIRAVIFDIYGTLLIAPPGAVKHDPAFDPALREILSAAGHDLGDSPTAVLHAAVRRHHAESGHAHPEIDLMQVWQEVLGTTEDVTDLITAVENAWHPCEPMPRARETLQRLSAEGVTLGVLSNAQANTLPALDGTLGAVTHLLVPELTLLSYQHGLAKPSPELFQLLVRRLEACGISPAETLFVGNDPRQDILPAQAAGFRTALFAGHSGSLRPGECTPDLTLRSLSEIPSATSSF; translated from the coding sequence ATGCGCATCGCCATCGTCCACTACCACCTGTCACCCGGCGGGGTCACCACCATCATCCGCGCCGCGTGCCGCGGGCTGGCGGCGGCTGGAGTGCACCATTTGGTGCTGTGCGGCAACGCGCCTGCGGAGGATCTCCCGGTACGGATCGTCCCGGATCTCCGTTACCTCCGGACCAGCGCGCGCCCGGCGGAGGCCCTGCTCGAGGAGATGCGGAAGGCGGCGGCGGATGCCCTGGGCGGCCCACCGGACGTCTGGCATTTCCACAACCACTCTCTGGGCAAAAACATCCTCATGCCCCGCGTGGTGTCCCTGCTGGCGGAGGCGGGAGAACGGCTGGTTCTGCAACTCCATGATCTGGTGGAGGACGGGCGACCGGGGAACCATCCGCTGGTGGCGGAGCAACCGTGGCTCTATCCGCTGTCACCGCGCGTCCGCTATGCGTTCATCAACGGAACGGACCATCACCGGTTCCTGGCCGCAGGGCTGCCGGAGGAGAACGCGATCCTACTTCCGAACCCCATCCCCACTGCGCCCCCCCTCCCCCCTGCCCCGCAGGAAAAGCCACCGCTGATCCTCTATCCCACGCGGGCCATCCGGCGGAAGAATCTGGGAGAGCTGCTGCTGCTGTCCATGTTCGCGCCGGAGGGCACCCGCTTCGCCATCACACGCGCACCGGAAGATCCGGCCGCGCGCGCCATCCACGACCACTGGAAGTGGCTGGCAGAGGAACTGGAACTGCCCGTCCAGTTCGGGGTGGTGGACCGCACCGTGCCTCATGGGGAAAACGATGCTTCCTACGCCTCATGGATTGCGGCCTCCACCCACTTCATCACGACGTCCGTGGCGGAGGGATTCGGCATGATCTTTCCTGAGGCCGCAGCGTTCGGAAAGCCGGTCATCGGGAGGGAACTCGAAACCCATCCGCGGTCCGGCGACCGTCCGATCTATCAGAACATCCTGGTGCCTGAGGAATGGATGCCAGCCGGGTACCTGCGACGCCATCTTTCCCGTCATCTCGGTGAGACCCACCGGCTCTACAAGCGCAGGCTCGCCCCGGAGGATACCGACTCAGCCAGGGCAGCACTGCTTCATGACGGGCATGTGGATTTCGGCAACCTGCCGGAGACGCTGCAGCGGGAAATCCTGCTGCGCCTGCGTGGTGATCCATCGCTCCGTCCCATCATCGGCGGGAAGCCTGCCGACGAATGGATGCGGGAGGCGCTGGCACAGCCACCCGCGCCTTACACGGGGCAGGGCATTCCGGAAGGAGAGTATGGGAGAAAACTCATCTCATACTACGCATCGCTGTCCGGGCGTGCGCCAGGTGCCGTGGGGTATGCCGATCCTGAACGTGTGCTGGACGCCTACCTTTCGCCGGAGAATTTCCATTTCCTCCGCACATCCATCGCGAAGATCCGCGCGGTCATCTTCGACATCTACGGCACGCTGCTCATCGCCCCGCCGGGAGCGGTGAAGCACGATCCGGCATTCGATCCGGCACTGCGGGAAATCCTTTCCGCAGCCGGGCATGATCTAGGGGATTCGCCAACGGCCGTGCTGCATGCAGCCGTCCGCCGCCACCATGCGGAGTCGGGGCATGCCCATCCGGAGATCGATCTGATGCAGGTCTGGCAGGAAGTGCTGGGCACCACGGAGGATGTGACGGACCTCATCACGGCGGTGGAGAACGCATGGCATCCGTGCGAGCCGATGCCCCGCGCGCGGGAAACTCTCCAGCGCCTTTCCGCGGAGGGCGTGACGCTCGGCGTGCTGTCGAACGCCCAGGCCAACACGCTGCCTGCCCTGGACGGCACGCTCGGCGCGGTCACCCATCTGCTGGTCCCGGAGCTGACCCTTCTTTCCTACCAGCATGGCCTCGCGAAGCCATCACCGGAGCTGTTCCAACTGCTGGTGCGGAGGTTGGAGGCGTGCGGCATTTCCCCGGCGGAGACGCTTTTCGTCGGGAACGATCCCCGGCAGGACATCCTGCCCGCGCAGGCGGCGGGATTCCGCACCGCGCTCTTCGCCGGCCATTCCGGATCCCTCCGTCCCGGAGAATGCACACCGGATCTCACACTTCGGAGCTTGTCCGAAATTCCGTCCGCGACATCATCTTTCTAG
- a CDS encoding GNAT family N-acetyltransferase encodes MEPLTLRPLGGADLPAAAELLGFLNPSTPCGTLRERLATILAEHPHYRLTGAFSGDRLVGLTGAWIATKVWCGKYLEVDNLVVHPDARSAKIGTRLIGDLEAAARAEGCEILVLDSYTSNHPSHRLYHRLGFEIWGFHFVKPLNPT; translated from the coding sequence ATGGAACCCCTCACCCTGCGGCCCTTGGGCGGCGCGGATCTGCCCGCCGCGGCGGAGTTGCTGGGTTTCCTGAATCCATCCACACCCTGCGGGACACTGCGGGAACGCCTCGCCACCATCCTCGCGGAGCATCCGCACTACCGGCTGACGGGCGCCTTTTCCGGTGACCGGCTGGTGGGGCTGACCGGAGCGTGGATCGCCACCAAGGTCTGGTGCGGCAAGTATCTGGAGGTGGACAACCTGGTGGTCCACCCTGACGCCCGTTCCGCGAAGATCGGCACGCGCCTGATCGGAGATCTGGAGGCGGCCGCCCGGGCGGAGGGTTGTGAGATCCTCGTGCTGGACAGCTACACCTCGAACCACCCCTCCCACCGGCTCTACCACCGTCTGGGATTCGAGATCTGGGGATTCCATTTCGTGAAACCGCTTAATCCTACCTAG
- a CDS encoding M16 family metallopeptidase, with amino-acid sequence MQKATPLILVLILAVTATVLSLRPKQEKPADPPPAAAAPAEQKPAATAETVPAPTAAPAPVAAKPWPQEASDIKPDEGATFGKLPNGFRYIIYPNVEPPTRVSMRLHVAAGSLMEADDQQGLAHFLEHMVFNGSKNFTSAELIPKMQRLGIAFGAHANAYTSFDETVYMLDLPDLSKDTLDLGFTVMRDFGDGAKLEADEIDKERGVILSEKMSRDSVDYRLMEQQYQKFLPGSLVAKRFPIGTEEVIKGASRERFTDFYTRYYTPERMTFVVVGDIDAAEIAKRVEAVFGDMKNPADPGKNPDLGPIKSPEGIEASVFADKEVDSTEVSLMLTRPFVQKPDTAANRTERIPRGLAHSILSRRFDQLAKQENSPITTGSAGDFDLFNYLELGSIDVTAADDRWQEAVPVLEHEFRRALEHGFTEAELAEAKANLINAYEQAVKQKPTRKSEGLASSLARMINDDKVFSTPETNLEIAKKALDSIDLAGIHEAFKAFWNAPGYHLTLTTKEKPEGAEGTLASLYQEATGQPVEAPAAKAVEPFGYTDFGKPGTVATRKEVADLGITQLVLSNKIRVNLKPTDFEKNKIRVSARIGSGQLSQPKDSPMFDAFASAVFDGGGLGKHSNDDLQRILAGKNVNSGFGIGEDAFILGGTTTPADFLLQLQLLAATLTDPGYRNEGLWQFQKMIPTIYQQLKHTTSGPEQEMNAWLHGGDARFSVAPQAKLASYTIADAKKWLTPELTKGYLELSIVGDFTVDEVLPGILSTFGALPARAAAPAPLDAARTVKFPNAPGEKTFTFESKIPQAVASTVWKTGGMRNNIPEFRRLNILSTIFENRIREEIREKLGASYSPNAGASGSDALDNFGYVIGQSVGKPEDLELLLKTVRDIAHELSEKGATDDELDRALKPTLGMLDKSTRDNGYWLSTVLSQSQADPKRLDLARTRDEDYRAINLKEINALAKKHLAAENALMISIKPAPAP; translated from the coding sequence ATGCAGAAGGCCACGCCGCTCATCCTCGTCCTCATCCTGGCAGTGACCGCAACGGTCCTGTCCCTGCGCCCGAAGCAGGAAAAACCGGCGGATCCACCACCTGCGGCGGCCGCTCCGGCCGAGCAGAAGCCAGCCGCCACGGCCGAAACAGTCCCCGCTCCGACGGCGGCGCCGGCACCCGTGGCGGCAAAGCCATGGCCGCAGGAAGCCTCTGACATCAAGCCCGACGAGGGTGCGACCTTCGGCAAGCTGCCGAACGGCTTCCGTTACATCATCTACCCGAACGTGGAGCCGCCGACGCGCGTGTCCATGCGCCTGCACGTGGCCGCCGGCTCTCTGATGGAGGCGGATGACCAGCAGGGACTGGCGCATTTCCTGGAGCACATGGTGTTCAACGGATCGAAGAACTTCACGTCCGCGGAGCTTATCCCGAAGATGCAGCGGCTGGGGATCGCCTTCGGCGCGCACGCGAATGCCTACACCTCGTTCGACGAGACGGTGTACATGCTGGACCTGCCGGACCTGTCGAAGGACACCCTGGATCTGGGCTTCACCGTGATGCGCGACTTCGGCGATGGCGCGAAGCTGGAGGCGGATGAGATCGACAAGGAGCGCGGTGTGATCCTTTCGGAAAAGATGAGCCGTGACTCCGTGGACTACCGCCTGATGGAGCAACAGTACCAGAAATTCCTGCCCGGCTCCCTGGTGGCGAAGCGTTTCCCCATCGGCACGGAGGAAGTGATCAAGGGCGCGTCCCGCGAGCGCTTCACCGACTTCTACACGCGTTACTACACCCCGGAGCGGATGACTTTCGTGGTGGTGGGCGACATCGACGCTGCTGAGATCGCAAAGCGGGTGGAAGCCGTCTTCGGCGATATGAAGAACCCCGCGGATCCCGGGAAGAATCCGGATCTGGGACCGATCAAGTCGCCGGAGGGCATCGAGGCCAGCGTCTTCGCGGACAAGGAAGTGGACTCCACGGAAGTCTCCCTGATGTTGACCCGCCCGTTCGTCCAGAAGCCTGATACGGCGGCGAACCGCACGGAGCGCATCCCTCGGGGGCTGGCGCATTCCATCCTTTCCCGACGCTTCGACCAACTGGCGAAGCAAGAGAACTCCCCGATCACGACCGGCTCGGCGGGTGACTTCGACCTGTTCAACTACCTGGAGCTCGGCTCCATCGACGTGACCGCAGCGGACGACCGCTGGCAGGAAGCGGTGCCGGTGTTGGAGCACGAGTTCCGCCGCGCTCTGGAGCATGGTTTCACGGAAGCTGAACTGGCAGAGGCGAAGGCGAACCTGATCAACGCCTACGAGCAGGCGGTGAAGCAGAAACCCACCCGGAAGTCGGAGGGATTGGCTTCCTCCCTCGCCCGAATGATCAATGACGACAAGGTGTTCTCCACCCCGGAGACGAACCTGGAGATCGCAAAGAAGGCGCTCGATTCCATCGATCTCGCCGGGATCCACGAAGCGTTCAAAGCGTTCTGGAACGCACCGGGCTACCACCTGACACTGACCACCAAGGAGAAGCCGGAAGGCGCGGAGGGCACCCTGGCATCCCTCTATCAGGAGGCGACCGGCCAACCGGTGGAAGCCCCCGCCGCGAAGGCCGTCGAGCCATTCGGCTACACGGACTTCGGCAAGCCGGGTACAGTGGCCACCCGCAAGGAAGTCGCTGACCTGGGCATCACCCAACTGGTGCTTTCCAACAAGATCCGGGTGAACCTGAAGCCGACGGATTTCGAAAAGAACAAGATCCGCGTCTCCGCGCGCATCGGTTCCGGGCAACTGAGCCAGCCAAAGGACAGCCCGATGTTCGACGCATTCGCCTCCGCGGTGTTTGACGGCGGCGGCCTGGGCAAGCACTCCAACGACGATCTGCAGCGCATCCTGGCCGGGAAGAACGTGAACAGCGGCTTCGGCATCGGAGAGGACGCCTTCATCCTCGGTGGCACCACCACTCCGGCGGACTTCCTGCTGCAACTGCAGTTGCTGGCCGCCACCCTGACGGATCCGGGCTACCGGAACGAGGGGCTGTGGCAGTTCCAGAAGATGATCCCGACGATCTACCAGCAACTGAAACACACCACCTCCGGCCCGGAGCAGGAGATGAACGCGTGGCTGCACGGCGGCGACGCCCGCTTCTCCGTGGCACCGCAGGCAAAGCTGGCCTCCTACACCATCGCGGACGCGAAGAAGTGGCTCACCCCGGAACTGACGAAGGGCTACCTGGAGCTCAGCATCGTGGGTGACTTCACGGTGGATGAGGTGCTGCCCGGCATCCTTTCGACCTTCGGCGCGCTCCCGGCGCGGGCCGCGGCCCCCGCCCCGCTCGACGCGGCGCGCACGGTGAAGTTCCCGAACGCACCCGGCGAGAAGACCTTCACCTTCGAATCGAAGATCCCGCAGGCCGTCGCCTCCACCGTGTGGAAGACCGGCGGCATGCGGAACAACATCCCGGAGTTCCGCCGCCTCAACATCCTCTCCACCATCTTCGAGAACCGCATCCGCGAGGAGATCCGCGAGAAACTGGGAGCCTCATACAGCCCGAACGCCGGTGCCTCCGGATCCGATGCGCTGGACAATTTCGGCTACGTGATCGGCCAGAGCGTCGGCAAGCCGGAGGACCTGGAGCTGCTGCTGAAGACGGTGCGGGACATCGCCCACGAGCTTTCCGAAAAGGGCGCGACCGACGACGAACTGGACCGCGCGCTGAAGCCGACGCTGGGGATGCTGGATAAGTCCACCCGCGACAACGGCTACTGGCTCAGCACCGTGCTCAGCCAGTCCCAGGCGGATCCGAAGCGGCTGGACCTAGCCCGCACCCGCGACGAGGACTACCGCGCGATCAACCTTAAGGAGATCAACGCGCTGGCGAAGAAGCATCTCGCCGCGGAGAACGCGCTGATGATCTCCATCAAACCCGCGCCCGCTCCCTGA